The Juglans regia cultivar Chandler chromosome 2, Walnut 2.0, whole genome shotgun sequence genome includes a window with the following:
- the LOC109020827 gene encoding probable receptor-like protein kinase At4g10390 has product MAFIECFRFKVRRRLKRGILADHDHQEHDEKRAVNGIIDGNGHDVLDDLKRKDYGSVRKFTWDEVERLTMNFSEVIGSGGFSTVYLAQLQGSSLGMALGAIKIHIGSERLNQLFKQELDILLRLRHENIVKLLGYCDDGEQGAMVLEYAANGSLQEKLHDTERETHVLSWRNRMTIAFQLAQALQYLHEQCTPQIVHGDIKASNILLDEHLNCKLCDFGSAKMGFSSTVLPPSSSPYSSRRKQVMMLGSPGYTDPHYLKTGMATKKNDVYSFGVVLLELVTGMEAFCPERGQFLTSIASPMLKNVAALGASEVAEMVDPRLSGNYDLEEAKTMLSISAMCLGQSPILRLSATNILQTVKESISSLSPEKLGSMKKSTASCPKS; this is encoded by the exons atgGCCTTCATCGAGTGCTTTAGATTCAAGGTTAGACGCAGACTCAAGCGTGGGATTcttgctgatcatgatcatcaggaACATGATGAGAAGCGGGCTGTAAATGGCATCATTGATGGTAATGGGCACGACGTCCTTGATGATTTAAAGCGGAAGGATTATGGTTCCGTCAGGAAGTTCACATGGGATGAGGTTGAGAGGTTGACCATGAACTTCTCTGAGGTGATTGGATCCGGAGGGTTTAGCACTGTCTATCTGGCTCAGCTCCAGGGATCGAGTTTGGGCATGGCGCTTGGGGCAATCAAGATTCACATTGGCAGCGAGCGTCTCAACCAATTGTTCAAGCAGGAACTAGACATTCTCCTCCGGCTTCGCCATGAAAATATCGTCAAGCTTCTTGGGTACTGTGATGACGGAG AACAAGGGGCCATGGTACTCGAGTATGCGGCCAACGGAAGCTTGCAGGAAAAGCTCCATGATACAGAAAGGGAAACGCATGTGCTTTCGTGGAGAAACCGCATGACAATAGCCTTCCAGCTTGCGCAAGCACTGCAATATTTGCACGAACAATGCACGCCACAGATTGTTCACGGCGACATCAAAGCCTCAAACATCCTCCTGGACGAGCATCTCAACTGCAAGCTCTGCGATTTCGGTTCTGCAAAAATGGGGTTTTCTTCGACGGTGCTTCCTCCTTCATCTTCTCCATATTCTTCGAGGAGGAAGCAAGTCATGATGCTGGGTTCTCCCGGTTACACCGACCCTCACTACCTGAAAACGGGAATGGCCACAAAAAAGAACGACGTCTACAGCTTCGGGGTCGTCCTTCTAGAACTCGTCACGGGGATGGAGGCCTTCTGCCCGGAAAGGGGGCAGTTCCTGACATCTATAGCGAGCCCCATGCTGAAGAACGTTGCTGCGTTGGGAGCTTCGGAGGTGGCGGAAATGGTGGATCCACGGCTAAGCGGGAACTATGACCTGGAAGAAGCCAAGACCATGCTTTCCATCTCGGCCATGTGCCTCGGCCAGTCGCCCATCCTCAGACTTTCAGCTACCAACATCTTGCAAACTGTGAAGGAGAgtatttcttctctctctccggAGAAGCTTGGTTCCATGAAGAAATCTACTGCCTCTTGTCCGAAGTCATGA